A region of the Culex quinquefasciatus strain JHB chromosome 1, VPISU_Cqui_1.0_pri_paternal, whole genome shotgun sequence genome:
attcttaaaattcttaaaattcttaaaattcttaaaattcttaaaattcttaaattttttaaaaattcttaaaattttaaaacgtcttgaaattattaaaattattaaaaaaaaataaatttttaaaatttttaaaaattctcaaaatttttaaaattcttaaaatttataaaattcttaaaaatcataagtatttaaaattcttaaaattcttaaaaatcttaaaaaattaaaaatcttaaaattctaaaaattctaaaaaatcttaaaattctaaaaattctaaaaattctaaaaattcctaaaattcttaaaagttttaaaattcttaaaagttttaaaattattaaaagttttaaatgttttaaaattcttagaattcttaaaaaatcattaaaatctaaaaatcttcaaaaaaatctcaaatattttaaaaatcttaagaatcataaaaatcttacaaatctaaaaaaatctcaaacattttaaaaatatcaaaaatcttaattatcttaaaaattgttaaaatctttaaaacctTCAAAGCTTAAGAATCTCTAAAATCttcaaaagcttaaaaatcttaaaaatcataaaaatcttaCATATCTAAAagtcattaaaaaaattcaaaaaaatctcaaacaatgtaataattctaaaaattctaaaaaatctaaaaaatcgtaaaaatctttaaaatcttcaaaacttaaaaatcttaaaaactttaaaagtcttcaaaatctttaaaatcttaaaaatcttaaaaatcttaaaaatcttaaaaatcttaaaaatcttaaaaatcttaaaatcttataaatctcaaaaatgttaaaatcttaaaaatcttaaatatctttaaaatctttaaaaaataaaaatatcaaattttttaacgttttcaaaaatctctaaggccgttgcaaatattttttgaagtttatgtccctcggctctgacaaaagtcgaggggggggcggggtcaaaaaaataaaaaaaatataaaaatttaaatttcaagcctaggtttcaacatttggatgaaaaaagtgttttaaaatgcattttacaggcgtacagttgcttttcaatcattagttttgaaaatatcgaggcattgtcggattttttttcgcaaaaaatggtagtttatgcaacaagttgcaaaaagagaattttttcagcacgagtcgtacatttatccaacgaggttcaccgagttggataaatacgaagagtgctgaaaaaatcaagttttgcaacgagttccatacaacattttttgcaattccaaaaaaacacacactgagtaaaattttatgtcaaattttcatgtattttgtcaataaatcgttcaaatcaaaaaaaaaatgttgaaaagtgttacttttcgaaacaagttctgaaaagttcaacttttcagcacccatttgagagcgacataaactttgaaaaatatttgcaacggccattaaagaaaaaaaattgaaaatcgtaaaatcttaaaaatctcaaacattttaaaaatcttaaaaatataaaaaaaattcaaaaatctcaaatattatataatttttaaaatttttaaaacttttaaaattctgaaagtttttaaaactttcgaaATTCTCggttgaaattattaaaattctaataattttgaaacttctaaaaaaataaaatttaaaaaaatagaaattccaaaaaatattagaatttttaaattattaaaaaatgcaaaaattctaaaactgttaaaatttaattattttttaaaattcttcaaattctaaaaattaaaaaaaaaaattacaaattctaaaaattttaaaagtcataaaattcttatttttactttaaaatttcaaaattcttaatatcaaaattttttatttgtttttaaatttctttaatgtttttaaaactctcaaaattcctgtaattaaaaaaaaaacaaaaaaatcttaattctcaacatcttaaattctaaaaattctaaaattcaaaacaaaaaaaagtttgcagtttcaaatgaattttactgaagttttgtttgaatttaatttcttttctattaaaaatgtaaatagtGGAAAATAACAATAACATATGGAAAGTTTTAGCTTTTTTAAATTCTGCTTagtaaaaatcagaaaaaatgtacattttgGAATCTGTTATTccgaaacaaaataaatatatatataaatttttctgataatgtaaatatttttagaatcggTTTTCTGACAACTGTCGCACATCGCTAACCAAAAGAGAATCGTACCTTGAATACGTGGAAGGCCTCAAATTGAATATTTCGTGATTTCTCCTTCAGCATGTTCATCATCAGCTTCAGGTTATCCGGGTTAGAAATATATTTCGTCATAACCTAAAAGGGGAAAATATGGTAAAAAACAAGATCAAGAACAAATCGTTCTCCCCCCCTCATACCGTAAAGTTGTGCCGATCGAGCAGCAGCTCGCCGAGCAGCTTCAGGCTCTGCCTCCGCGTGACGTAGTTCTCCGAGTTGAGCAGGTGCTGGTAGTGGCTGAACACTTTGTCGTAGTTCTGCTCGAGGAATTCGGCGCACAGCAGTTTGTGCCGGGTCAGCAGCTCTTTGAACGTGGAGAAGGCATCGGAGGCGATGTCAAAGGTGGACACTTCGACGTAGCGGAAAAAGTTAAAGAACTCGTCCGAGTGGAGCATGATCTTGGCCAGGGCCTCGTAGCGGGCGCACTCGCGCAGCATCGTGCCACAGTTCAGCGCAATCTCCTGGTGTTCGTAGCTGTGGAAAGGGAGGGCCAACAATTTTTGGTTAATAATAACTAATAATAACGAATAACTTCTTACCCGGCCATCAGTGTGAACAGGATCTCCGGCTTCGTGCAGATGTACTCCACCGTCGGCGATCGGGTCCCGATTTGTCGTCTGAGCACGTTGTTAAACACCTGTGCAACGTCCTTTTTGCCCTCAAAGTCGATACGGCTCaagttctgaattttttttacacgcacacaaaaatgacagaaaaaaaacataaaacagaaTTCCAAATTGTTGGACAATTGACCAAAAAAAAACGGCATTTAGAAAACAACTCACCTGTATCAGCAGCAGGAGTAAATTACTGTTGTACAGTTCCTGTGCAAGTTGCGAGACGACAATCTCGGTCTGTGGCTCAGCATCTGACGTGCCGTAAAGCATATTTTTGATGAGAACCTGGAACAATGCAGAAATGCAATTCAGTTTTTGGTATGGGCACGtttcattttagtattttagtcattgccccgacccctcttcgatttgcgcgaaactttgtcctgagaggcaacttttgtccctgatcacgaatccgaggtccgtttgttgatatctcgtgacggaggggcggtacgaccccttccattttcgaacatgtgaaaaaagaggtgtttttcaataatttgcagcctgaaacggtgatgagatagaaatttggtgtcaaagggacttttatgtaaaattccgaaaaaaacgtatttttcatcgaaaaagcactatttttttaaactctcccattttctgttactcgactgtaaatttttttggaacatgtcattttatgggaaatttaaggTACTGTTTGAATCTACgttgggtcattttttcatttagaacaaaaattttcattttaaaatttcgtgttttttctaactttgcagagttattttttagagtgtaaaaatgttttacaaagttgttgactgcccataattgaaaattcggctattatgccaaatcaagtattccgagaaaaacgcgttttagtgtttgtcacaaaatctccgtcaaggcaatttcccataagagtggcatattagtcgtttggtttttcgcatcggcagccaagtctaaacactatttcagtaaaattcaagttccagaagatgcgttggaacatcctctaccacctggtgctaatatctcgtttttgccaaaagtggatattagccgttttttcaatggtgggcagttgaGCAGGCAATTtcgcgagttatcgcgattttaggaaaaaaggttttgaaaaagttggtcgtcgttgatcatcgCCGTTCATTGGtcgccgttcatggtcacccgcgacagacacggacgacgaaacaaaaagaaacgcaaaatgtaactttttcaaaacttttttttttataaatcgcgataactcgtgatgtttacaagcaaatcccttatctttgtgcatcaaaatttttgtaattgtctgctctacaacttttagAACATTattgcactctaaaaaataacctggaaagttagaaaaaaacacgaaattttaaaatgaaaaatttttgttctaaatgaaaaaatgacccttctgggtcaatgtagattcgaaaaaacaaaagttatccctaaggacaaagtttcatgcaaatcgaagaggggtcggggcaacttttcccgatttcgtgtgagttggtagagaattacccatacgaAATGATATAAAAAGAAATCTTGGGATAAGTTCTGTGGCCtgttttaaaataactttatgTTTGTTTAGGCTCTATaatttttttaccgaaaaggacctaataaaattttaagatttatttttatttattttttgtcatgCTGTTTATTGTTCATatatattataaaaattgaattttatttaaccttttttttttttgaagcctttgttaaaataaaataaatcacttattttccatatttttctttaaattttttaatgttaaaaaaaactttttaatcggtatatttttttgctttattttatttttttaacattttaaaaacttgatatttttttaaagagcgagttgtggcgctataaccacggcaaaatagtgtccagggcattcgtggaaatacaatgtcccatcccagaggatcccggagtaccaaaccttcttagcatggtgctcccaacgaatacaaccaaatctcggagcgtatggtggtgtgtccccacgcttcttcctcccctgtcgattcagaattgtgttgttgttcgaacactcagtgctcaaactcaatccaattacgagtcatctctgcgatacggctttacgcagtaggcctggccgctttaacgcttgtgatgtctcaatgcattccgatgcaatggcgcactacaaatgttaataaatgacaagaagagtgctaggcgtcatctaacctaaggcactctccaggatcccttcgaaagattggttgcgctagggtctgattagtttagattagattagattttaaaaacttgatatttttaaattgcctaaattttcagatttttttattcatacacAACAATTTCTGACGTTCGTTTTCAGTTAGtatttactgaaaactgcactactgaaattttcagttagtttttcactgaacttcagttaaaattggtatggagctgtcaaagtttgctaaaatttcagaaagttttcatttactgaaaatttcagtaaatttagcTGAATTCAGGAGTGAGAAATTCGTGTGTACATCaaccatttatattttttttacttttgaaatgcttaattttttaaaaactgtgtTCTAATTTGTTTAtcgattttttagttttcttcaaatttaaaatcaaatagatAATTTTATTTAGACTATGAAAGTTCAATTACAATTTTCAATCGCATTTGTCGATAGTAGAGCAAAATCTGACTAATACCACGTAAATCGTTCTGTGTTTTTAGATTTgagaaatattgaattttatttaacctttttttatttttgaagctttattcttttttgaaatttttaatcttttgtttttaatattttaatttaattttttgattgaaaaaagtatttttaaagctttttaatttctataattttttttgccattcaattttttttaagattttactaaattttgcctaattttttttagatttctttatacatttttttatttttgaaatgaacaaaactttttaaattgtgttctaacctttttattgatttataattttttctacaactaaaaaaaaatatttttaagatttttgaaatttctgttgcaattttcaatcgaaatctGACTCACCACGTAAATCATGCTCAAAACGAATTGACTgtagttgaattgaaaattgtacaaaatattaaaaaaaatcatcctttCTCATAGAGTTTTTCAACCGGCGGCTTATTACTAaatcagggtgaccactcaaatcccatttttaaATTCCCAGCTTTTTCCGACCTATCCAGTACTTCAGTAGGCATTTCTTACctgaagaatgatttcaaataaaaaaatctttataagaaaagtcaatataaACCATCGGACAAAATTTCTAAAGAAACAAACTACTAACagtctcagaaaaaaaattaacaataagTTCCTCAAAACTAACACTTCAAGAATGTAagcattattttgattcatagTAAAAACATTccatgaagttttttgaaattttcaactgaaaatgaaAAGGCGATGAAAAAAGTCAAAGACAacacaattttaagttttatttttgcaattccgtcgtgaaactacttacttctcctgccattcttgaacgacgaaatagcctacttttctgtaccaaaaataacagaatcgaatagcaaaacttttcaaaataaatgctgaaaagttctacttttcagcactcatatgggtgctgaaaagttgaacttttcagcacttgtttcgaaaagtaacacttttcaacatttttttgatttaaacgatttattgacaaaaaaaatgaaaatttgacataaaatttcactcagtgtgtttttttttgtaattgcaaaaaatgttgtatggaactcgttgcaaaacttgattttttcagcactcttcgtatttatccaactcggtgaacctcgttggataaatgtacgactcgtgctgaaaaaatcctctttttgcaacttgttgtataaactactatataataactattttttttaaatttaatcaagtcaatgcaaaatttgattaaatttgtcccgttataaaaaaaaacatgtaaaatcttttaaaagctaTTTAGAACGTATTGTATAGCGTCTAATCAAATGAGGGCTTTTcctagaaaaaataatgtgaGAGCACAAAACGTGAGACGTAAAACTTCagataaaacatattttcgtaAATTCATCAATATTCTGGCCATagctgagggacaaaaactttaattaaaatttgttccAAGCTTATgtgcaattttaatattttttaaaaatattttcaaagcgtaaaaattttttataatttttttcacaaagaatgaaaaacgtttagattttgctccATATTTAAGTTTCccgataaataaaaatcaaactttatctATAGTTATGTACCCATAATCacaaaaaagtttaagaaaatcaaacatttggaaataatatttgaaatgacATAAGGTGTCGACTTCCGtaattgccatgattttttgggtaccaaaagttgcgtctttcaattacgaaaattttggtacccagacatgtacaggtcatcgctgaaatttaaaagttatcgcagttttagtgaaaaagttgattttttgtcgatttcgccatttttctcgtttttgcgcgcggtgcgtcgaaaaacacggattttattttcaaaaaatcatatctcgaaatCCTGTAAATAaactccttccattttttagtaagttacgtaaaaatgtccgaggaatccaataaaactatttccagatttgggctctttggtccagacaccgtcaaaacggcattttaaaga
Encoded here:
- the LOC119767056 gene encoding protein Mo25 encodes the protein MPLFGKSQKSPQELVKALKEAVNSLERGDKKAEKAQEDVSKNLVLIKNMLYGTSDAEPQTEIVVSQLAQELYNSNLLLLLIQNLSRIDFEGKKDVAQVFNNVLRRQIGTRSPTVEYICTKPEILFTLMAGYEHQEIALNCGTMLRECARYEALAKIMLHSDEFFNFFRYVEVSTFDIASDAFSTFKELLTRHKLLCAEFLEQNYDKVFSHYQHLLNSENYVTRRQSLKLLGELLLDRHNFTVMTKYISNPDNLKLMMNMLKEKSRNIQFEAFHVFKVFVANPNKPKPILDILLRNQDKLVDFLTRFHTDRSEDEQFNDEKAYLIKQIKELKPAPDQ